The following coding sequences lie in one Bordetella genomosp. 9 genomic window:
- a CDS encoding LysR family transcriptional regulator translates to MLKLDFDERNLRSLRVFCHVAEAGGFAAAERRLLMSKASISRHIRDVEAHLGVRLCERGPGGFRLTAEGVVALRLATTALRALARIRPEVDAAHGVLSGPLAIGLGEHTLTHPECHLPEALGELHRQAPNVQPEILVMSFKELDHALHTQRIDIAIRGKYSEDRDFNYLPLYRETHRVYVSRRISAAREQARLPLVYRSHPHVERALATGRYERGPEVGGLDAVGAMVATGYYQGLLPSHYGELLQGRFGLQPAARGVRYSHIGCAVTLASRQLSHRAELMLNILRDLHRVPRRVTAQGRSAG, encoded by the coding sequence ATGCTCAAACTGGATTTCGACGAACGCAACCTTCGTTCGCTGCGCGTGTTCTGTCATGTGGCGGAGGCCGGCGGATTCGCGGCCGCGGAGCGGCGCCTTCTCATGTCGAAGGCGTCGATCAGCCGCCATATCCGGGATGTCGAAGCGCACCTGGGCGTGCGGCTGTGCGAGCGCGGACCCGGCGGCTTTCGCCTGACCGCCGAGGGCGTGGTCGCGCTTCGGCTGGCGACCACCGCGCTGCGCGCACTGGCCCGGATCCGGCCGGAGGTCGATGCGGCCCATGGCGTGTTGTCCGGTCCGCTCGCCATCGGGCTGGGCGAACATACGCTGACGCACCCTGAATGCCATCTTCCGGAAGCCTTGGGCGAACTGCACCGCCAGGCCCCGAACGTGCAGCCGGAGATCCTGGTGATGTCCTTCAAGGAGCTCGATCATGCGCTGCATACGCAGCGCATCGACATCGCGATCCGCGGCAAGTACAGCGAGGATAGGGATTTCAATTACCTGCCGCTGTACCGCGAGACGCACCGCGTATACGTGTCGCGGCGGATATCCGCGGCGCGCGAGCAGGCCAGGCTGCCGCTGGTCTACCGCTCTCACCCGCACGTGGAGCGGGCGCTCGCGACGGGCCGCTATGAGCGGGGACCGGAGGTCGGCGGACTGGACGCGGTTGGGGCGATGGTCGCCACGGGCTACTACCAGGGCCTGTTGCCCAGCCACTATGGCGAATTGCTTCAGGGCAGATTCGGTCTGCAGCCGGCCGCGCGTGGCGTGCGCTATTCGCACATCGGATGCGCCGTCACGCTGGCTTCGCGCCAGCTAAGCCATCGCGCCGAATTGATGCTGAATATCCTGCGCGATCTGCACCGGGTGCCGCGCCGCGTCACGGCCCAGGGTCGCTCGGCCGGTTGA
- a CDS encoding amino acid ABC transporter permease translates to MLHFSSVLASWPVFLSGLAITVLLTLLSCSLGTLLGIGCAWCRVYGSRPLRVAVACYVEFFRNTPFIVQIFFIYFGLPAIGLRFASLPAAILALTINLGAYACEIVRAGIEATPRGQIEAAQCLSLNRWQVFTRVVLPPAMSRVWPALTSQLVIIMLATAVCSLVSTAELSYVTNRIAAQTFRQFESYIVVTALYPVLSICFRRLLQWLGPRFLFGCAPLGANR, encoded by the coding sequence ATGCTGCATTTTTCCAGCGTGCTCGCTTCCTGGCCCGTATTCCTGAGCGGGCTCGCGATCACGGTTCTCTTGACGCTTTTGTCCTGCTCCCTCGGTACGCTGCTGGGCATCGGCTGCGCCTGGTGCCGGGTGTACGGTTCGCGCCCCCTGCGCGTTGCCGTGGCGTGCTACGTGGAGTTCTTTCGCAACACGCCTTTCATCGTGCAGATCTTTTTCATTTACTTCGGCCTTCCGGCCATCGGCCTGCGCTTCGCCAGCCTGCCCGCGGCCATCCTGGCGCTCACCATCAATCTGGGCGCCTACGCCTGCGAGATCGTGCGCGCCGGCATCGAAGCCACGCCGCGCGGCCAGATCGAAGCGGCGCAGTGTCTCAGCCTGAACCGCTGGCAGGTCTTCACGCGCGTGGTGCTGCCGCCCGCCATGTCGCGTGTCTGGCCCGCGCTGACGAGCCAGCTGGTCATCATCATGCTCGCGACGGCCGTCTGCAGCCTTGTTTCGACGGCGGAGCTGTCGTACGTCACCAACCGCATCGCCGCGCAGACGTTCCGCCAGTTCGAGTCGTACATCGTGGTCACGGCGCTATACCCGGTGCTATCCATTTGCTTCCGGCGCCTGCTGCAATGGCTGGGCCCGCGATTCCTGTTCGGCTGCGCGCCCCTGGGAGCCAACCGATGA
- a CDS encoding MmgE/PrpD family protein — protein sequence MHTDTMTTSMALAQWVDGLASAHIPPAVRQVATTCILDTLAVAVAGAATPAARAALALCPNAATGPCTILGRTDVAADAPLAAFVNATAAHALDFDDNCYAGFVHGSAVIVPALLACAESMDATGEQTVTALVAGAECEYAIGAATQGRLYERGWWTTGVLGPIGAAMAAAKLFRLDPARTREALALAVSMASGTKSCFGSDAKPLMAGKAAQAGVQSACLAQAGATGPADPFGAPSGFAARFNEGVFDGSALASLGRSWYLLEPGVDVKRIPVCLSSHAAVDALRALMARHRFQASDVKRVTCDVPPIVAANLVHAMPATPGQARFSMPFAIAMTLLDPDWGLAALHPAQLARDDLRCLMRVVHMETGPAWNDAKRRSAAPEGAVVRVTLTNGAVLEASRDKAAGSAAAPLPEAAVSRKFHDCTAPVIGARHAATLLARLRSLDGPEPIRAVFDILRTRKLAAAPGIGEGES from the coding sequence GTGCACACCGATACCATGACAACGAGCATGGCGTTGGCGCAATGGGTGGACGGTCTGGCGTCCGCGCATATACCGCCCGCCGTGCGGCAGGTTGCCACGACCTGCATTCTGGACACCCTGGCGGTCGCCGTGGCGGGCGCCGCCACGCCGGCGGCGCGCGCGGCGCTGGCCCTCTGCCCCAACGCCGCAACGGGTCCCTGCACCATTCTGGGGCGGACCGACGTCGCGGCGGACGCGCCGCTGGCCGCCTTCGTCAACGCCACGGCCGCGCACGCCCTGGACTTCGATGACAACTGCTACGCCGGGTTCGTCCATGGATCAGCGGTCATCGTGCCCGCCCTCCTGGCCTGCGCCGAATCCATGGATGCCACCGGAGAACAGACGGTGACAGCCCTGGTGGCCGGCGCGGAATGCGAGTACGCGATTGGCGCTGCCACGCAGGGGCGGCTTTACGAACGCGGCTGGTGGACCACCGGCGTGCTGGGCCCTATCGGCGCGGCCATGGCGGCTGCCAAGCTCTTCCGGCTGGATCCCGCGCGGACACGGGAAGCGCTGGCGCTCGCGGTCAGCATGGCGTCGGGAACCAAGTCCTGCTTCGGGTCGGACGCCAAACCGCTGATGGCGGGCAAGGCCGCGCAGGCCGGCGTGCAAAGCGCCTGCCTGGCGCAGGCGGGCGCCACAGGACCGGCCGATCCCTTCGGCGCCCCGAGCGGCTTTGCCGCCCGCTTCAATGAGGGCGTCTTCGATGGGAGCGCGTTGGCTTCGCTGGGCCGGTCCTGGTACTTGCTAGAACCCGGGGTGGACGTCAAGCGCATCCCGGTATGCCTGTCGTCGCACGCAGCGGTCGACGCGCTGCGCGCGCTGATGGCGCGGCACCGCTTCCAGGCGTCCGACGTAAAGCGTGTGACTTGCGACGTCCCTCCCATCGTTGCCGCCAATCTGGTTCACGCCATGCCGGCCACGCCCGGGCAGGCGCGCTTCAGCATGCCGTTTGCCATCGCCATGACGCTGCTCGATCCCGACTGGGGCCTGGCCGCGCTGCATCCCGCGCAACTGGCGCGCGACGACCTGCGCTGCCTGATGCGGGTGGTCCACATGGAAACCGGCCCCGCGTGGAATGACGCGAAGCGCCGCAGCGCCGCGCCCGAAGGCGCGGTCGTGCGCGTAACGCTGACCAATGGCGCGGTCTTGGAGGCCAGCCGCGACAAGGCGGCGGGCAGCGCCGCCGCGCCCCTGCCGGAGGCCGCGGTGTCACGCAAATTCCACGACTGCACCGCCCCCGTTATCGGCGCGCGGCACGCGGCGACGCTGCTGGCGCGCCTGCGTTCGCTCGACGGCCCGGAACCTATCCGGGCGGTTTTCGACATCCTGCGCACCCGCAAGTTGGCCGCGGCGCCGGGAATCGGAGAAGGGGAATCCTGA
- a CDS encoding amino acid ABC transporter permease: MTAFTTWDILRNLLLALPWTLALSAIAFAGGAVAGLLLLVLRLARPKIFELPVAAYVQVFQGTPLLMQLFLVYFGLALVGVETSPMTAATLCFTLYASAYLTETWRGCVESIPKGQWEASSCLALSFGQQLRHVIFPQALRLSVPPTVGLVVQIVKNTSLASVVGFVELTRTGQMIANVTFEPFLVYGLVALFYFALCFPCSLFGAWVEKRMRVEY, encoded by the coding sequence ATGACCGCTTTCACCACCTGGGACATTCTGCGCAATCTGCTGCTTGCGCTGCCTTGGACCCTGGCCTTGTCGGCCATCGCCTTCGCCGGCGGCGCCGTGGCGGGCCTGCTCCTGCTGGTGCTGCGGCTGGCCCGGCCGAAGATTTTCGAGCTTCCGGTGGCTGCCTATGTGCAGGTCTTCCAGGGGACGCCGCTGCTGATGCAGCTGTTCCTCGTGTATTTCGGCCTGGCCCTGGTCGGCGTCGAAACCTCCCCGATGACGGCGGCCACGCTCTGCTTCACGCTGTACGCCAGCGCCTATCTGACGGAGACGTGGCGGGGGTGCGTGGAGTCCATCCCCAAGGGTCAATGGGAAGCATCGTCCTGCCTGGCGCTGAGCTTCGGCCAGCAGCTGCGGCATGTAATCTTCCCGCAGGCGCTGCGGCTGTCGGTCCCGCCCACCGTGGGGCTGGTCGTGCAGATCGTCAAGAACACCTCGCTCGCCTCCGTGGTCGGATTCGTCGAGCTCACCCGCACCGGCCAGATGATCGCCAACGTCACTTTCGAGCCGTTCCTCGTCTACGGACTGGTCGCCTTGTTTTATTTCGCGCTCTGCTTTCCATGCTCGCTGTTCGGCGCATGGGTGGAGAAGCGCATGCGCGTCGAATACTGA
- a CDS encoding zinc-dependent peptidase, which yields MLRWLLGRGAPEAQVEAMAARIAPALWAEVLGAYPFLQGLDTQEREALRARAAWLLASKTMNGARGLALTDFMRLSIAAQAALPILNLPTSLYEGWDEIIVYPDAFMIPRQREDDIGVVHEYVEDAAGEAWHGGPVVLSWEDARIAEGAFNVVIHEFAHKLDLAGGDADGMPNLAGRPDLQARLWRRVLDDSLARYTEALDAVEASIPADVDPEGPEADAWYGQLPLDPYAATDESEFFAVSSETFFVDPAPLAAALPEWYGLLRTYYRQDPLARLSGEPPEIS from the coding sequence ATGTTACGGTGGCTGCTTGGCCGCGGCGCGCCTGAGGCGCAGGTGGAAGCGATGGCGGCGCGCATCGCCCCTGCGCTTTGGGCCGAGGTGCTGGGGGCATACCCCTTTTTGCAAGGCCTGGATACGCAGGAACGGGAAGCGCTGCGCGCACGGGCAGCGTGGCTGCTGGCCAGCAAGACGATGAACGGCGCACGCGGTCTCGCGCTCACGGATTTCATGCGGCTGTCCATTGCCGCGCAGGCTGCCCTGCCCATCCTGAACCTGCCCACGTCTTTGTATGAAGGCTGGGACGAAATCATCGTGTACCCCGACGCCTTCATGATCCCCCGGCAACGCGAGGATGACATCGGCGTCGTGCACGAATACGTGGAAGACGCGGCGGGGGAAGCCTGGCATGGCGGCCCGGTCGTACTCTCCTGGGAGGATGCGCGTATCGCCGAGGGGGCCTTCAACGTCGTCATCCACGAGTTCGCCCACAAGCTCGACCTGGCGGGCGGCGATGCCGACGGCATGCCGAACCTGGCCGGCCGGCCCGATCTGCAGGCCCGTCTCTGGCGACGCGTACTGGACGACAGCCTGGCGCGCTACACCGAGGCGCTGGACGCGGTAGAGGCATCCATTCCGGCCGACGTCGACCCCGAAGGACCGGAGGCCGACGCCTGGTACGGTCAGCTGCCCTTGGATCCGTACGCCGCCACGGACGAAAGCGAATTCTTTGCGGTCAGCAGCGAAACGTTTTTCGTGGACCCGGCGCCGCTGGCCGCGGCCCTGCCGGAATGGTACGGGCTGTTGCGCACGTACTACCGGCAGGATCCGCTGGCGCGGCTGTCCGGGGAACCGCCGGAAATCAGTTGA
- a CDS encoding agmatinase: MAKLPLTVAPKTGHKTLLYSELVTELQGLKADIAVLGMPFGSPYTPQAFGNDQTRAPQALREVTDRMVRAPEHYDFDIDGPLLQGRSDIRFVDCGDVMPDTQIPGEHYRRCEQAVRHILRGGGLPIVLGGDHGITNPVLRAYEELGKEITLVHVDAHLDWRDEVNGVRDGLSSPIRRASELPYVGKIIQIGLRAQGSGRPADFEAAKAYGAELITAYELHDIGMDAVLARIPDGGNYYLSIDADGMDPTVMPAVDGPAPGGVTFPQARKLIHGLVRKGRVVGMDIVEIQPSKDTATRLTCVTAGRLIVNLIGSTIRAGYFDRA; this comes from the coding sequence ATGGCCAAACTCCCTCTTACCGTTGCCCCGAAGACCGGACACAAGACATTGCTGTATTCGGAACTCGTCACCGAACTGCAAGGCTTGAAGGCGGACATTGCCGTGCTGGGCATGCCTTTCGGCTCGCCCTATACCCCCCAGGCCTTCGGCAACGACCAAACCCGCGCGCCGCAAGCCCTGCGCGAGGTCACCGACCGCATGGTGCGCGCGCCCGAACACTACGACTTCGATATCGACGGCCCCTTGCTGCAAGGCCGATCGGACATCCGTTTCGTGGACTGCGGCGACGTCATGCCCGATACGCAGATCCCGGGCGAGCACTACCGCCGCTGCGAACAAGCCGTGCGCCATATCCTGCGCGGGGGAGGACTGCCGATCGTGCTGGGCGGGGACCACGGCATCACCAATCCCGTGCTGCGCGCCTACGAGGAACTCGGCAAGGAGATCACGCTGGTGCACGTCGACGCCCACCTGGACTGGCGCGACGAGGTCAATGGCGTGCGCGACGGCCTGTCCAGCCCGATCCGCCGCGCATCGGAATTGCCGTATGTGGGCAAGATCATCCAGATCGGCCTGCGCGCCCAGGGCAGCGGCCGGCCCGCCGATTTCGAGGCCGCCAAGGCCTACGGCGCCGAACTGATTACGGCGTATGAGCTGCACGACATCGGCATGGACGCCGTCCTGGCGCGCATTCCGGACGGCGGCAATTACTACCTTTCGATCGACGCCGATGGCATGGATCCCACGGTGATGCCGGCGGTAGATGGCCCGGCGCCCGGCGGCGTGACCTTCCCGCAAGCGCGCAAGCTGATTCACGGACTGGTGCGCAAGGGCCGCGTGGTGGGCATGGACATCGTGGAAATCCAGCCTTCCAAGGACACGGCCACCCGCCTGACCTGCGTGACCGCGGGGCGCCTGATCGTCAACCTGATAGGCAGCACCATCCGCGCCGGCTACTTCGACCGGGCCTGA
- a CDS encoding RidA family protein, with translation MSSIKRINVEKRLSDVAVYNGVAYLAGQVPDDPKADMTTQTKQVLATIDRLLADAGTDKSKILMAQIFVANMKEFDDMNKAWDAWVAPGNSPPRATVEARLANPDYKVEIVVTAAVN, from the coding sequence ATGAGCTCCATCAAGCGCATCAACGTCGAGAAGCGGCTGTCCGACGTCGCGGTCTACAACGGCGTAGCCTATCTGGCGGGTCAGGTGCCTGACGACCCCAAGGCCGACATGACCACCCAAACGAAGCAGGTGCTGGCGACCATCGACAGGCTGCTCGCGGATGCCGGCACGGACAAATCCAAAATCCTGATGGCGCAGATTTTCGTCGCCAACATGAAGGAATTCGACGACATGAACAAGGCTTGGGACGCGTGGGTCGCGCCCGGCAATTCGCCTCCCCGCGCCACCGTGGAGGCCCGCCTGGCCAATCCCGACTACAAGGTCGAGATCGTCGTGACCGCCGCGGTCAACTGA
- a CDS encoding amino acid ABC transporter ATP-binding protein has product MQTQRDSAPLVDIRGVHKRFGENEVLKGIDLQVARSEVICIIGKSGSGKSTLLRCINGLESFDQGQIVVGGQRVLSSDAGALRELRQKVGMIFQQFNLFPSMTAGENVMLAPRLVLKRPRDECRDRARRLLARVGLEGKFDASPHQLSGGQQQRVAIARALAMDPEVLLCDEMTSALDPELVGEVLQVIEQLARDGATLIIVTHEMGFARKVSDRVIFMHHGRVHEMGTPEEIFGSPRSPELRSFLSFPAQPPHNDAPSSREQSRTAA; this is encoded by the coding sequence ATGCAAACACAAAGAGATTCCGCCCCTTTGGTCGATATCCGCGGCGTGCACAAGCGCTTCGGCGAGAACGAAGTTCTGAAAGGCATCGACCTGCAGGTGGCGCGCAGCGAAGTCATCTGCATCATCGGCAAAAGCGGTTCGGGCAAAAGCACCCTGCTACGTTGCATCAACGGCCTGGAATCCTTCGATCAGGGCCAGATCGTGGTCGGTGGACAGCGGGTCCTGAGCTCGGACGCCGGCGCCCTGCGCGAACTGCGTCAGAAGGTCGGCATGATCTTCCAGCAGTTCAATCTGTTCCCATCCATGACGGCGGGCGAAAACGTCATGCTGGCGCCGCGCCTGGTGCTCAAGCGGCCGCGCGACGAATGCCGGGACCGCGCGCGCAGGCTGCTTGCCCGCGTGGGACTGGAGGGCAAGTTCGATGCGTCGCCCCATCAGCTTTCGGGCGGGCAGCAGCAGCGGGTCGCCATTGCGCGCGCGCTGGCCATGGACCCCGAAGTGCTGCTGTGCGACGAAATGACTTCTGCTTTGGACCCGGAACTCGTGGGGGAAGTGTTGCAGGTTATCGAGCAGCTCGCGCGGGACGGCGCAACGCTGATCATCGTGACGCACGAAATGGGCTTCGCCCGCAAGGTCAGCGACCGGGTTATCTTCATGCACCATGGCCGGGTTCACGAAATGGGAACCCCGGAAGAAATTTTCGGATCGCCGCGCAGCCCCGAGCTGCGCAGCTTTCTGTCATTCCCCGCCCAACCTCCTCATAATGACGCACCCTCATCCCGCGAACAGTCTCGCACTGCTGCATGA
- a CDS encoding RelA/SpoT family protein: protein MPALSDSDTPTPFDADWFEHAAAGLDPQWRDRLQKAVDWAAPRFGDALALTGEPLAGHAAGVVRILAGLHTDGATRTAAVLAALPTDVGAPPVAGKHDPIVSEFGQEIGRLVQGAQALLRLGAVARLASDSAADTGSQKEMQRKMLLAMAADLRIVLMRLASRLQSLRWHAASKLACPPVIAQETLDLYAPLANRLGIWQLKWELEDLAFRFLDGERYKEIARLLEEKRVEREAFIADAVTRMREALSRAGIEAEVSGRPKHIYSIWNKMRIKKLDFSQMFDLRALRIIVDDVRDCYAALALVHELWTPLPEEFDDYISRPKPNGYRSLHTVVADADGRPFEVQIRTREMHQFAEYGMAAHWRYKEAGAKGGQVAASSEYDRQLSWMRQLLAWNADLDAAPAAAGASAPPRAAAEHIYVLTPQARVIELPAGATPVDFAYHLHTDLGHRCRGARVDGQMVPLQTRLATGQTVEIVAAKAGGPSRDWLNPQLGFLASPRARAKVRNWFNAIELQQRITQGQALVEKELQRLGKTAVNLEQLAQQLGFARADDLYVAAAKDEFSLRQIDAVFNQPAAPAEDPGVVTHASRAESTEKGGKSGVLVVGVGSLMTQLARCCRPAPPDAIAGFVTRGRGVSIHRADCRSYAALAEREPERVIEVTWGDTGNTVYPVDISVRAHDRSGLLRDLSEVFARLRLNVIGVNTQSRNSLAHMIFTVEVHGGDALSRALQALAEVPGVTMATRK, encoded by the coding sequence ATGCCAGCGCTTTCCGATTCCGACACCCCGACGCCCTTCGATGCCGACTGGTTCGAGCACGCGGCCGCCGGTCTCGATCCGCAATGGCGGGACCGTCTTCAGAAGGCGGTCGATTGGGCCGCGCCGCGGTTCGGCGACGCGCTGGCGCTTACCGGCGAACCGCTGGCCGGGCATGCCGCGGGCGTGGTCCGCATCCTGGCGGGCCTGCACACCGACGGCGCCACGCGCACCGCGGCGGTGTTGGCGGCCCTCCCCACGGATGTCGGCGCGCCGCCGGTTGCGGGCAAGCACGATCCCATCGTGTCGGAATTCGGCCAGGAGATCGGCCGGCTGGTCCAGGGCGCCCAGGCCTTGCTGCGCCTGGGCGCCGTAGCCAGGCTCGCAAGCGACAGCGCGGCGGATACCGGCTCTCAAAAGGAAATGCAGCGCAAGATGCTGCTGGCCATGGCGGCCGACCTGCGCATCGTCCTCATGCGCCTGGCGTCGCGCCTGCAAAGCCTGCGCTGGCATGCCGCCTCCAAGCTCGCCTGCCCGCCGGTGATCGCACAGGAAACGCTGGACCTTTATGCGCCGCTCGCCAACCGCCTGGGGATCTGGCAGCTCAAGTGGGAACTGGAGGATCTGGCCTTCCGCTTCCTGGACGGCGAACGCTATAAAGAGATCGCCCGGCTGCTGGAAGAAAAGCGCGTCGAGCGCGAGGCCTTCATCGCCGATGCGGTGACGCGCATGCGCGAAGCGCTGAGCAGGGCAGGGATCGAAGCCGAAGTCAGCGGGCGCCCCAAGCATATCTACAGCATCTGGAACAAGATGCGGATCAAGAAGCTCGACTTCAGCCAGATGTTCGACTTGCGGGCGCTGCGCATCATCGTGGACGACGTGCGCGACTGCTATGCCGCACTGGCGCTGGTGCACGAGCTCTGGACGCCGTTGCCCGAGGAGTTCGACGACTATATTTCGCGGCCCAAGCCCAACGGCTACCGGTCACTGCATACGGTTGTGGCGGACGCGGACGGCAGGCCCTTCGAGGTGCAGATCCGCACGCGCGAAATGCACCAGTTCGCCGAATACGGGATGGCCGCGCACTGGCGCTACAAGGAAGCCGGCGCCAAGGGCGGGCAGGTGGCCGCCTCCAGCGAATACGACCGGCAATTGTCCTGGATGCGGCAGTTGCTGGCCTGGAATGCCGATCTGGACGCCGCTCCCGCCGCGGCCGGAGCGTCGGCGCCGCCGCGCGCGGCGGCCGAGCACATCTATGTGCTGACTCCGCAGGCGCGCGTGATCGAGCTTCCCGCCGGCGCGACGCCGGTGGATTTCGCCTACCACCTGCATACCGATCTGGGGCACCGCTGCCGGGGCGCACGGGTGGATGGGCAAATGGTGCCGCTGCAGACCCGGCTGGCCACCGGCCAGACGGTGGAAATCGTGGCCGCCAAGGCGGGCGGGCCCTCGCGCGACTGGTTGAATCCGCAGCTGGGATTCCTGGCCAGTCCGCGGGCGCGAGCGAAGGTGCGCAACTGGTTCAATGCAATCGAGCTGCAGCAGCGCATCACCCAGGGACAGGCGCTGGTCGAAAAGGAGCTGCAGCGCCTGGGCAAAACCGCGGTGAACCTGGAGCAGCTGGCGCAGCAACTCGGTTTCGCGCGCGCCGACGATTTGTACGTGGCCGCGGCCAAGGACGAATTCAGCCTGCGCCAGATCGACGCCGTATTCAATCAGCCCGCCGCGCCCGCCGAGGACCCCGGCGTGGTCACGCATGCCAGCCGCGCCGAGAGCACGGAAAAGGGCGGCAAGAGCGGCGTGCTGGTGGTCGGCGTGGGCTCGCTCATGACCCAGCTCGCGCGTTGCTGCCGGCCGGCGCCTCCCGATGCGATCGCCGGCTTCGTTACGCGGGGCCGCGGCGTGTCCATCCATCGCGCGGACTGCCGCAGCTATGCGGCGCTGGCCGAGCGCGAGCCGGAACGCGTGATCGAAGTCACCTGGGGCGACACGGGCAATACCGTCTATCCCGTGGACATCAGCGTGCGGGCGCACGACCGGTCCGGCTTGCTGCGTGACCTTTCCGAAGTCTTCGCCCGCTTGCGGCTGAATGTGATCGGCGTCAACACCCAGAGCCGCAACTCGCTGGCGCACATGATCTTTACCGTCGAAGTCCATGGCGGCGACGCGCTGTCCCGGGCGCTGCAAGCCTTGGCCGAAGTCCCCGGCGTGACGATGGCCACCCGCAAGTAG
- a CDS encoding RidA family protein, producing MAHTRIRKFNTRDTYPEQKIDNDLCQAVVARGTTVFLRGQIGQDLDTSECVCIGDVAGQAEQAMKNIDMLLKEAGSQLDHICKLTIYITDPRYREAVYNVVGKWLKGVYPVSTGIVISAFARTEYLVEIDATAVIPD from the coding sequence ATGGCACACACCCGCATCCGCAAATTCAACACGCGCGATACCTACCCCGAACAGAAGATCGACAACGATCTATGCCAGGCGGTCGTGGCGCGCGGCACCACCGTCTTCCTGCGCGGCCAGATCGGCCAGGACCTGGACACGTCGGAATGCGTCTGCATCGGCGACGTCGCCGGCCAGGCCGAGCAGGCAATGAAGAACATCGATATGCTTTTGAAGGAAGCTGGCAGCCAGCTCGACCACATCTGCAAGCTCACCATCTACATCACCGATCCGCGTTACCGCGAAGCGGTCTACAACGTGGTGGGAAAATGGCTGAAGGGCGTCTATCCCGTCTCCACGGGCATCGTCATCAGCGCCTTCGCCCGCACCGAATACCTGGTCGAGATCGACGCGACAGCCGTCATTCCCGACTGA
- a CDS encoding transporter substrate-binding domain-containing protein, whose translation MHIKKWILGAVTVFSCAMSLSARAADLLDEIIQRGTIRVAVPTDYPPFGFVGPDMKAQGLDVDMANLIGQKLGVKVELVPVTAPNRVPYLQTGKTDLTISSLGKTAERAQVIDFSIAYAPFFDAIFGAKGNPAKTHADLAGKVIAVTRGSMQDQELQDLAPKAIVQRYEDNNSTIAAFLSGQTEFFASGTPVAAALTQRNPKLDMALKVVLANSPCYIGVRKGQPKLLAKVNDIIRDAKRSGKIDELSVRWMGAPAGDLPE comes from the coding sequence ATGCATATCAAGAAATGGATACTCGGGGCTGTAACCGTATTTTCTTGTGCCATGAGCCTGTCGGCCCGCGCAGCCGACCTGCTCGACGAAATCATCCAGCGCGGCACGATCCGGGTGGCCGTGCCCACCGATTACCCGCCTTTCGGCTTCGTCGGACCGGACATGAAGGCCCAGGGCCTGGACGTCGACATGGCCAACCTGATCGGCCAGAAGCTGGGCGTGAAGGTCGAACTGGTTCCGGTCACCGCCCCCAACCGCGTGCCCTACCTGCAAACCGGCAAGACGGATCTCACCATCTCGTCCTTGGGCAAGACCGCCGAGCGCGCGCAGGTGATCGATTTCAGCATTGCCTACGCGCCCTTCTTCGATGCCATCTTCGGCGCCAAGGGCAACCCCGCGAAGACCCACGCCGATCTGGCCGGCAAGGTGATTGCCGTGACGCGCGGCTCCATGCAGGACCAGGAGCTGCAGGACCTGGCGCCCAAGGCCATCGTGCAGCGGTACGAAGACAACAACAGCACCATTGCGGCCTTCCTCTCCGGCCAGACGGAGTTCTTCGCCAGCGGTACGCCCGTGGCCGCGGCCCTGACGCAGCGCAATCCCAAGCTGGACATGGCCTTGAAAGTCGTGCTGGCCAACTCGCCCTGCTACATCGGCGTGCGCAAGGGGCAGCCGAAACTCCTGGCCAAGGTCAACGACATCATCCGCGATGCCAAGCGCAGCGGCAAGATCGACGAGTTGTCCGTGCGCTGGATGGGCGCGCCGGCCGGCGACCTGCCTGAATAA